The genomic segment CCTGTAGCTTCCTCTTTAGCTCACCATAACCGTATCTTACGATAACCCGCTTTGCTTCTTTTGGATACTCCGACATAAACTTTTTATAAAGGCTCTTGAGGTTTTCTATGACTATCACTTTCGGATTATAAAGCTTTACAATCTTGTTTATTATCCTTCTTACTTCATTCTTTATAAACTCTGAAAGTTTTCTTGTTAGCTCTTTAAATCTTCTGCTTTGACTTGGCTTTATTCCTTGTCTCTGTAGATTTCTCTGTAGCCTGTCTATTTTTCTTGCATACTCCTGGACTTTCTCATATAACCTTCTTCCAAACATGTCTCCTTTTGAGCTGGTTAAAAAGTTCCTCAGCCCAAAGTCTAAAGCTATTATTCCCTCTCCTTCTATCCTTTTGGGTTCTATCTCTTTTACTATCCTTAAAGTGCCATCTTCTCCTATCTGAACTAAATTTGTTGTTTTTCTTCCTCTTTTCTCAAAGTAGCTATGAAATTTGACAGGCAAATAAATGGGTCTGCCTTTCTCAAGTGTAGATAGTCTTATCCACCTGTCAAAATGTTGAGCTTTCTCTGGCTCTTCTATCAGGGCGGTCTTACTGTCAAGTATGAGAGAAACCTTGTTAAATTTAGGTTTTCTCCATTTGTTCAGTAAATGCTTGAAGACCTTTTTGACTAACAGCCTTTCTTCCTCTGTTATGTCATATTCAAAAACAGTTTTGTTTTTGTATTCCACATAAACAGCTTTTTCAGACTTTCTTATGAGCCATTCGTTGTTTTTGTTAAGGTATAGCAAAACCCTTTTGGTTTTCTCCGGCAGATTGGAGTTTTTGACAATTTCAGCAAATCTGTTTTTTAGGTTTGAGATAAAGCCTTCTAAGACAGGCACTACCACATGGTATTGAATGGTGTATTTGTATCTTTCAGAGAGGTTAGAGCTTATATGTTTTATGTTTGCCTTTCTGTTGAAAGAGCCTGTGTTAAAAAATAGAAACCACTGATAACTGGCTATTTCTTTTGCTGTTTTTCTGTATTCTATGAGCAATTTTTTGATAATGTCCTTTTTCCTCTTTGTCAAAGGGCATGGGACCTGAACGGCTCTATGCATCTTTATACTGAGCAATATAGTATGCTTGGGTAGATTTGTCAATAAAAATTGGAACTGGTTTCAAAGACTTCATGCCTGAGTTAGGTTAAAATCTAACTATGCCACTGATAAGTTTTCTATTAGGTATACTTTATGTAGAGAGTCTTTACATGCTTTCTAAATACCCTAAAGCACTTTACCTTTCAAGCATTCCTAGAGTTCTACTTTTGGGTATATTTTTTTTCCAAATTCTGAAAGCTTTTGATACTAAAGTATTCCTTTTGGATCTTATGGTATTTAACTGCGGTATGCTTCTTCACCTCATAATCAGGGGGTGGGTCTTTAATGGAATGGTTAAAAACCTTTGAGCCTTTGCTTACAAACCCTATCGTTCAGTTTTTTATCTGGATGGCTTTCATTCAAATAATAGCCCAGGTATTTTTGGACAGGAAAATAGCCTTCTGGATAGCGTCAGTATCCGCAACTTACCTCTGGATCATAAACAATGAAGTCCTTACACCTCTGAAAGCATGGGGTCTGATATTCGCTGTATTGCTTGCGTACCTACTTCTTAAATCTCTCTTTAACTTCAATATATTTCTCTACCTTAAGGGGAAAAAGAGATGTCCTTTGTGTTACAGTGAGGTACATTGGAAAGCAAAGATTTGCCCTTACTGTCACCACAGATTAAAGGAGGACAAAGTATGATCAAGTTAAAACGTATTTACGAACCACCTTCTGAAGATGATGGGAAGAGGATTTTTGTAGAGCGACTATGGCCTCGCGGAATAAAAAAAGAGAAAGCCGACATACACCTTTGGCTCAAAGATATAGCACCTTCGCACGAGCTTAGAAGATGGTTCTCACATGATCCCGAGAAGTTTGAGGAGTTCAGGAAAAGATACATGAAAGAGCTTGAAGAGAGACGAGATCTGCTGTTTGAGCTGGTAAAGTATGCCAAAAATGGTACACTGACGCTCCTTTACTCTACCAAAAATGAGAGGTATAACAGTGCGGTTGTTCTCAAGGAGGTCCTTGAATGGATGATGTAGATGTTACCTTACGACTTCCCATTCCGTAATCAGGTGATGTCCCCTTCTAAAGTGGGCTCGTAACCTCAAATGCATCAAGTTCCTAAGTTTTTTAAAACCTTCACCGCCTACAAGTGTGGGAACGTTTTCACCACCTACTATAACTGGAAGGTGAATAAGCCTTATTTCATCAACAAAATCCCTCTTTACAAATTCCCAATTTATAGAAGCACCTCCTTCTACCATAAGGCTCTTTATACCTTTGTCTAACAACATAGGCATCAAAGCGTCAAAATCCACAAGATCCTCACCGACAACCCAAACTTCAGCACCGGCTTCCTTTATTTTCTCCACCTTATCTGCAGGTGCCCTTTTGGTAGTTACTATGATAGTAGGTGCATCCTTTGAAAATATGTTTGCATCTAAGGGGACATTTGCCGTCGAACAGGGTATGATCCTTACCGGATTCTTCCCCTGAACATACCTCACGGTGAGACTCGGATTGTCCGTTCTCACAGTTTCGCAACCTACCATGATCCCGTCTACCTTGGCTCTTATTTCATGAAGGTATCTGTATGCTTCTTGGTCCATAAGCGTCATAAGTTCTTTACTTGATGCTCCCCGGTATAAGGTAAGCTTTCCGTCAACGCTCACCTCCGATACTACGATCACGTAAGGTCTATTCATAGTCTCTCCCAAAGTGTTTATAAAGGTACAGTATTCGTACAAGCAGTGAAAGCATACTCAAAAGTGCAACTATCTTTATTCCGGCTGATAGACCTACGGGGGCATTTATCCTTTCAAGCACCGCAAAGATGATCAGGGTTATGTGTGTTTCCGGTCTTCCAAAAAAACCTACACCTTCTAAGGGATCCCTTATCTTTCCCTTTATACGTGCCTCGTACCCTATCTCAGAGTAAACTACGGGTTTAATGAAGGAGTGTACCATAGAAGCTGTTACCGCTGTGATAGCCGTGAAGGGCCCCGCATAAAAGTAACCCACTGTCCCAAGAACGAAACCGTCCACCCATTTATCGGCAACCCAATCAAAAACCGCACCGAATTTGGAAGTCCTATCAGACAACCTTGCAACTGTACCATCGGCGAGATCAAAGATTCCTGACAAAAATAGAAAACCAGCACCGGTGAGAAGTTTCCCGTGATAAAAGGCGTAAGCTGATGCCATACCAAGCAATAAAGAAAGAAGCGTTACTAAATTAGGTGGAAAGTGAAGCCTATAAAGTACCATACCGACAGGTGCGTAAACCTTTTTAAGGCTGTCCCTTCTCTTTGTCAGATTCATTTGAGCTCCTTACCCGTTATCCACGGCATCATCTCCCTCAACCTTTCACCTACTTCTTCTATTGCATGCTTTCTGTCTTTCTCCAAAAGGGCATTAAAAACGGGTCTTCCAGCTTGGTTTTCCAGAATCCACTCTCTGGCAAACTCTCCCTTCTGTATCTCCTCCAATATATTTTTCATAAGAGGTTTTACGAGTTTGTATATCCTTTCACCCCTCGTTACATCACCGTACTTGGCTGTATCGGATATGGAATACCTCATACCGGCTATACCGTATTGGTATATGAGATCAACTATTAACTTAAGCTCATGAAGGCACTCAAAATAGGCTACCTCCGGTTGATAGCCAGCTTCAACAAGCGTCTCAAAGCCCGCCTTTATAAGAGCTGTGACGCCACCACACAGTACTGTTTGCTCACCAAAGAGGTCCGTTTCTGTCTCCTCTCTGAAGGTTGTTTCAATAACTCCCGCTCGCGTCGCACCCAGCCCTTTTGCGTAAGCGAGTGCTTTATCTTTGCAAAAACCGCTGGCATCTTGATATACAGCAATGAGCGCAGGAACCCCCTTTCCCTCCTCATACATCCACCTTACCAAATGACCTGGTCCTTTGGGAGCAACCATAAACACATCCACATCTCTTGGAGGCACAATCTGTCTAAAGTGTATGTTAAAGCCATGAGCAAAAGCGAGGCTTTTGTTTGCATCAAGATAAGGTTCTACACTTTCTTTGTATAATTGTGGTTGAACCGTATCGGGTGTAAGAAACATGATTATATCGGCTTCTTGTACCGCTCTTGCAGGTTCAAGCACTGCAAATCCATCTTCCAGAGCTTTACGCTTTGATCTGCTACTCTCAGGAAGACCTACAACAACCCTCATACCGCTGTCTCTTAGGTTCAGAGCGTGAGCATGTCCCTGACTTCCGTATCCAAGTATGGCTATCGTTTTACCTATAAGAGGATCAAGCGTAGCATCATGATCGTAATAAACCTTAGCCATATTCAGCCTCCACAACCTTTTAGAAAAATTATACTACTTTTCTACTTTTAAAAAGACAGATATACCATCCTTCTTGAGTTTATATCGCGCAACTACGAGCCTGTCCTTGAACTGTCTTGGAATCTTCTCATAAACTTCCGTCAGCTTAATCGCAGGCCATACATCCATGCCTAAAAACTCTCCGTCGCTCAAAAATTCTCCCTTTTTCAAGATCACCTCAGGTATATCCTTCGTAAGGGGCTTCATAAATATATACCTCTTACCCGTATCCCTATCGTTACTGACCATCCTTGAATCTTCGGAAAGCCTGAGTTCACCCTTTCTTTTGAAGAATAGTCCCCGCTTCTCATAATACATCTTCAAAAGCCCATCTTTGAGTTCAAAAGTAATGTCAGGATAAGCATTTTTCAAAACATTTTCCGGGAGCCTTACCTCAATTTCCGCATCCATAAGGTTGCCAAAATTTATAAGATCCTCAATAAAAAGCCCCATAGAATGTAAGGTATACCTCCTTGACTTTTTTTCTACATGTATTTTATAATTGAAATAATAAATTTAAAAGGAGGTAGTAAATATGAGGAAGCTCATAGCACTCGGAGTTGTTGGAGTAGCATTATTGGCTTCTTGCCAAAAGAAACCTGCTGAAGCGCCAGCTGAACAACCTGCTCAACCTCCCGCACAGGAACAACCTGCACAACCCGCACAACCCGCACAACCTGCACAACCTTCCCAACCTTCCGGAGAGCAGCAACAACAACAGCAACAACAACCTGGAGCGCAACCTGCCCAACCTCCAGCTGGCGAGCAAAAGTAAGCAAGAGTTTACGGGGGGTAGCCTCCCCCTTTACCATTAATTAGGAGGTGCTTATGTACGCAGTCATACAAACAGGTGGAAAGCAGTATGTGGTAAAAACAGGTATAAAACTCAAGGTGGAGAATGTAAAAGCTCACGAAGGACAGACGTTAGAATTTGAGCCTGTGATGATAAGGAAGGATGATGGAAGCGTTGAGTTTTACAAAGGAAAAGTTATTGCAGAAGTTTTGAGGAAGGGGAAACATAGAAAAATACAAATTTTCAAGTTCAGGGCTAAAAAGAACTACAAAAGGTGGAGAGGTCACAGACAACCATATACGGAGATACTTATTAAAGAGATAAAGGAGGTCTAAATATGGCTTCTAAAGCGAGTGGCGGTTCAACAAGAAATGGAAGAGATAGTCACTCTAAAAGATTAGGTGTAAAAAAGTTTGGTGGTCAGTTTGTAAGGGCAGGTAACATTATAGTTAGACAGAGAGGTACGAAGGTGTATCCAGGTGCCAACGTAGGTATGGGTTCAGACTTCACCCTATTTGCCCTAAAAGACGGTGTTGTGAGGTTTGAGGACAGAAGAAACAAAAAGTACGTAAGTGTTATACCTGCCTAAGCTTTATCCGCTCTAATTGCGTAAACTACACCAAAAATGTATCTCTTTATGCGGGTAACCTTAAAACCTTCCTTTTCTATCTGTTCTTTTACATCAAGAAAGTTTAGGCTGTTGTCCAAAGAATGAATAAAAAAATCCCACTTCTCTTTGCCGAATATAAAAAGTCCTATATGTCTAAAGAGATACCTCATAAGGAAGGTTAATATCTTTGTACCTATGAATCTATTCACGTCAAGGATCGCCATCTGACCACCTTTCTCAAGTACTCTGTAAGCTTCTTTAATAAAGGCCCTTTTATCTTCTATATGTCTGTAAACGAGTGACAGGGTTATAGTTCCAAAGGACGCATCTTTAAAAGGTATGTTTTCTGCATCCGCAAGTAAGAAATGACATCCTGGACATTTACCTTTAGCCTTTTTTAGCATTCCCATAGCTAAGTCTATACCTACTTTCAGACCCTTATTTGTGGACTTTTTGAGCAACTCACCAGTACCAGTACCTATATCAAGTCTGTTACCTTCTTTGTCCAAAAGTCTTAGAAGGTCCTTTTGCCATCTATCTATCAAACCCACCGTTATAAACTTCAAAAAAGGATCGTAAACTTTACTCACCTGAGAAAAAACTTCACTTACGAACTTTTTATTCATCGCTTAATACCTCAACAACGAGATCACCATACGGCTCTTCTTGGTAAAGGTTCACTTTCCCTTCGCTGTATAGTATCATCAAAGCCATTAAGTATGGTGCCAGATTCTTCCCAAAGAAAAGCTCAAAAACGGAAAACTTTTTCAAGCCTTCGGATATTAGCCTGTTTATCTCTTCCAATACATCCTCAAACTTTGAAACGTGCATAGGGAGATTTACACTCTTTTTTTGCCTGTCGGATGTATTTCTTTTGACAGTAGTTTTTCTCTCCCTTTTTGTTATTATCTCAGGCATTGACACTTCTATCTCCTTTCTTTCCTCCTCAAACTCCTGAACTATCTCTTCAAGGGTATAGTTTTTTTTCTTTTCGCGAGGTTTCTTTATCTCAGGAAAAAGTACCTCTACTTTCTTCTTCAGAAGGAAGGTGGCAGCGAGTACCGCTCTCGCAGGTATACGCATGTCAAGCACTTCCATCTTCTTTATCTCCTCAAGATAGACATTGGCAAGCTCAACTATATCCACATTCCAAGGATCAAGTTTACCCTCCTCTACCATCCTGTAAGCTAACGCAAAAGGGTGATCCTGTTCAAACACGATCTATACTCTCCAATAAGTGATCATTTTCAAAAGTTTATGAAGCGTATCCTTTAGCTCTTTTCTGTGAACAACCATATCCAACATACCCTTCTCTAACAAAAATTCTGCCCTTTGAAAGCCTTCGGGAAGTTGCTGTTTTATAGTTTGTTCTATTACCCTAGGTCCCGCAAAACCTATTAGGGACCTCGGCTCGGCTATAATTATGTCTCCGAGAAAGGCAAAACTTGCAGAAACACCACCCATGGTTGGGTCTGTAAGTACAGTCACGTAAGGTACACCTTTTTCATTCAGAAAACCCACACCTATGGAAGTTTTAGCCATCTGCATTAGGGAAAGTATGCCTTCCTGCATCCTCGCTCCGCCTGATGTAACGACCGATACAAGCGGGTAGTTCTTTGACGCTGCAAGTCGGCATGCCCTGTAAAACCTCTCCCCTACAACGGAACCCATACTCCCACCTATAAAGTTAAAATCCATAACTGTGAGTACTATCTTTGTGTCCCTCAAATTTCCGCTTACCACCAAAATAGCCTCACTCAGACCAGTTTCTTCTTGTGCTTGTTTTAGTCTGTCCTTGTAAGGTTTGGTGTCTTTAAAGCGGAGGGGATCTTTTGGTAAGATGTTCTCAAAGA from the Hydrogenobacter sp. genome contains:
- a CDS encoding CDP-alcohol phosphatidyltransferase family protein, whose amino-acid sequence is MNLTKRRDSLKKVYAPVGMVLYRLHFPPNLVTLLSLLLGMASAYAFYHGKLLTGAGFLFLSGIFDLADGTVARLSDRTSKFGAVFDWVADKWVDGFVLGTVGYFYAGPFTAITAVTASMVHSFIKPVVYSEIGYEARIKGKIRDPLEGVGFFGRPETHITLIIFAVLERINAPVGLSAGIKIVALLSMLSLLVRILYLYKHFGRDYE
- a CDS encoding 2,5-diamino-6-(ribosylamino)-4(3H)-pyrimidinone 5'-phosphate reductase, giving the protein MNRPYVIVVSEVSVDGKLTLYRGASSKELMTLMDQEAYRYLHEIRAKVDGIMVGCETVRTDNPSLTVRYVQGKNPVRIIPCSTANVPLDANIFSKDAPTIIVTTKRAPADKVEKIKEAGAEVWVVGEDLVDFDALMPMLLDKGIKSLMVEGGASINWEFVKRDFVDEIRLIHLPVIVGGENVPTLVGGEGFKKLRNLMHLRLRAHFRRGHHLITEWEVVR
- the rplU gene encoding 50S ribosomal protein L21; the protein is MYAVIQTGGKQYVVKTGIKLKVENVKAHEGQTLEFEPVMIRKDDGSVEFYKGKVIAEVLRKGKHRKIQIFKFRAKKNYKRWRGHRQPYTEILIKEIKEV
- a CDS encoding alpha-fetoprotein enhancer-binding protein codes for the protein MRKLIALGVVGVALLASCQKKPAEAPAEQPAQPPAQEQPAQPAQPAQPAQPSQPSGEQQQQQQQQPGAQPAQPPAGEQK
- the accD gene encoding acetyl-CoA carboxylase, carboxyltransferase subunit beta — translated: MGILDRFFKKKREEKESLWTKCPECKTILYMPELSANLKVCPKCSYHFPMSAKERVESLLDGDVDVLFENILPKDPLRFKDTKPYKDRLKQAQEETGLSEAILVVSGNLRDTKIVLTVMDFNFIGGSMGSVVGERFYRACRLAASKNYPLVSVVTSGGARMQEGILSLMQMAKTSIGVGFLNEKGVPYVTVLTDPTMGGVSASFAFLGDIIIAEPRSLIGFAGPRVIEQTIKQQLPEGFQRAEFLLEKGMLDMVVHRKELKDTLHKLLKMITYWRV
- a CDS encoding segregation/condensation protein A, whose amino-acid sequence is MFEQDHPFALAYRMVEEGKLDPWNVDIVELANVYLEEIKKMEVLDMRIPARAVLAATFLLKKKVEVLFPEIKKPREKKKNYTLEEIVQEFEEERKEIEVSMPEIITKRERKTTVKRNTSDRQKKSVNLPMHVSKFEDVLEEINRLISEGLKKFSVFELFFGKNLAPYLMALMILYSEGKVNLYQEEPYGDLVVEVLSDE
- the rpmA gene encoding 50S ribosomal protein L27; translated protein: MASKASGGSTRNGRDSHSKRLGVKKFGGQFVRAGNIIVRQRGTKVYPGANVGMGSDFTLFALKDGVVRFEDRRNKKYVSVIPA
- a CDS encoding class I SAM-dependent methyltransferase; the protein is MNKKFVSEVFSQVSKVYDPFLKFITVGLIDRWQKDLLRLLDKEGNRLDIGTGTGELLKKSTNKGLKVGIDLAMGMLKKAKGKCPGCHFLLADAENIPFKDASFGTITLSLVYRHIEDKRAFIKEAYRVLEKGGQMAILDVNRFIGTKILTFLMRYLFRHIGLFIFGKEKWDFFIHSLDNSLNFLDVKEQIEKEGFKVTRIKRYIFGVVYAIRADKA
- the ilvC gene encoding ketol-acid reductoisomerase, whose protein sequence is MAKVYYDHDATLDPLIGKTIAILGYGSQGHAHALNLRDSGMRVVVGLPESSRSKRKALEDGFAVLEPARAVQEADIIMFLTPDTVQPQLYKESVEPYLDANKSLAFAHGFNIHFRQIVPPRDVDVFMVAPKGPGHLVRWMYEEGKGVPALIAVYQDASGFCKDKALAYAKGLGATRAGVIETTFREETETDLFGEQTVLCGGVTALIKAGFETLVEAGYQPEVAYFECLHELKLIVDLIYQYGIAGMRYSISDTAKYGDVTRGERIYKLVKPLMKNILEEIQKGEFAREWILENQAGRPVFNALLEKDRKHAIEEVGERLREMMPWITGKELK
- a CDS encoding DUF488 domain-containing protein, which gives rise to MIKLKRIYEPPSEDDGKRIFVERLWPRGIKKEKADIHLWLKDIAPSHELRRWFSHDPEKFEEFRKRYMKELEERRDLLFELVKYAKNGTLTLLYSTKNERYNSAVVLKEVLEWMM
- a CDS encoding transposase is translated as MHRAVQVPCPLTKRKKDIIKKLLIEYRKTAKEIASYQWFLFFNTGSFNRKANIKHISSNLSERYKYTIQYHVVVPVLEGFISNLKNRFAEIVKNSNLPEKTKRVLLYLNKNNEWLIRKSEKAVYVEYKNKTVFEYDITEEERLLVKKVFKHLLNKWRKPKFNKVSLILDSKTALIEEPEKAQHFDRWIRLSTLEKGRPIYLPVKFHSYFEKRGRKTTNLVQIGEDGTLRIVKEIEPKRIEGEGIIALDFGLRNFLTSSKGDMFGRRLYEKVQEYARKIDRLQRNLQRQGIKPSQSRRFKELTRKLSEFIKNEVRRIINKIVKLYNPKVIVIENLKSLYKKFMSEYPKEAKRVIVRYGYGELKRKLQEIREEYGIEVIEVNPAYSSQTCSSCGYVDKRNRKTQEKFECRLCGRKLNADVNASRNLSDRVRWGMHL